The genomic segment GCTTGCAAAAGCGCGATCAGCTCTTGGGTAAAGAGCGAGAGGCCAAATTCTTTGGAAGAAAGCTTAAAGGCGCTGTGCGCCTTGGCAGATAAAAACTGCTGTCCTTGCGCCGTCAGCTTATCCCGTAGCTCGCTTTCATTAGCGGCGTCGATATCCAGCTGCAGCAGCTTACCTGCCTGCAAGGCTTTAACGGTGTAGCGCATGAGGAGTGGGCTTTATCGATTAGTAGCTGACGTCGGTGTCTTCGCCCGTACCACCGGCTTTGCCATCTGCACCTAAAGTCAGCAAATCGTAGTCGCGGCCGTTTTCACCTGGTTTGCTGTAAACGTAAGGCCTATCCCATGGATCAGCCGGTACGTCTTTCATCAAATAAGGGCCTTGCCACTTTGGCTCGTCACTGGGCTTTTTGGTGAGTACATTGATGCCTTGTTCGGTACTTGGATAGTGGCCGGTATCAAGACGGTAATGATCCAGTGCATCCGCGATAGATTTCATCTGGCTTGCCGCAGTCTTGGTTTTGGCTTTGCCTACCTCGCCAAATAGCTTTGGCCCAACGTAACCGGCCAGCAGGGCAATAATCAGCAAAACAACCAATAATTCCAGTAGGGTGAAACCTCTGGAGAGGCGGTGATTCTTCATATAATTAGTCTCTTCCCGTGAAGGCTGGCAGGAGCCGCCTTTCATCTTCTATCCCCGCATCGTAATACGACGCTTCTTGCGGGATCAAGCCTTTTTCATGGCTTTTGCCTAGATGGAAAAATACCGAGGGTGAAGTATGCCTTTTGATTAGCAAAGAGGGGCAGATTGCGTGATGACTGATTGTCTTATTTTCTAGTCTGTAAGGTGATAGGGGTACTGGCTATGGGCGCTTGATTTTTGCTACCGTAGCTGCGTGATAGAGCGTGATGTTTTAAAGGAATAGCTATAGTTTGTAGGGCAGGGACTCTTCATTTTTTGCTTTTTACTTAAATATGCAGCTAAAGGATATTAAAAATGAAAAAATTACTAATCACCATTATCTTGGGCTTATTGGCGGCGACGGCGATTGCCGGGCCTAAGGAAGAAAAAAACAAGGCGCTGGTACTGAAGTTTTACGATATTGCATTTAATAAGCTGGATGCTGAAGGGGTTTTGCCCTTTATTGCTAAAGATTATATTCAACATAATCCAGAAGTCGCCAACGGTGTGCAGCCTTTACAAGATTTTATCCGCTATCTGAAAACCAATTCACCCCAATCGCGCGCCACCATTAAACGTGTGATTGCTGAAGGTGATTTGGTCATGCTGCATGTACATTCACAAGATAAAGCCGGTGAGCGCGGTGTGGCAGTGGTGGATATTTTCCGGGTTAAAAAGGGAAAAATCACCGAGCATTGGGATGTGATTCAGGCTGTGCCAGAGAAAGATGTTAATGGCAACGGCATGTTTTAAATGATTTAAGCTGTCTTTTTTGTTGTGCTTTAATTAAAAAACCCCAAGTTCTTTATTCGCTTGGGGGTTTTTATTGAAATCCAGGGCTAATCATGAATTGACAGCCGGTGCAGGCTTCAATAGATTGGCCCAGCCTTGTGGCCAAGTTGGGTTTTTTGCTAGATTGGCCGCAGCCATTGCAGGAGAGACTGCTTTTACAAATGCAGCGCCGAAGGGGAATCGCCCCGGAAACTCTCAGGCAAAAGAACTGTGATGGCGTTGGTAATCTGGAGAGAAGGCGCGGTTTTTGCCGCCGCCTCGCCGAAGAAGCATGGCTGGTGCACTGCATCTGCCGCAATCTCTCAGGCAAAAGGACAGAGGGGCATAGCTCGGACACTGCTGAGCGGGCACGGTCATCTTTGTTTGCCCTGCTCACGCGTGCCGCTTTGCCACTTAACCTTTGTAAGCTGCGCGCTTTCAATATGTCATCTGAAACAATACAGGCAACAGGCCCCTTATTTGGTGCTTGTGCTGAACGATATTCTGTAAAAACAATCTATCTAACTATACATATCAACAATAGCCGCGCTGCAAATGGGCAAATGCTCAGTGCAGCAGCAGGCAATATCCGGGATACACAAAATGGCAATCAGCGTTTTTGATTTATTTAAGATCGGCCTTGGCCCATCCAGCTCGCATACCGTTGGCCCAATGCGGGCTGCGCGCACTTTTGCCCGTCGTTTAGAGAAAGACGGCATTCTTGATAAAGTCGCAAAAGTAAAAAGCGAGTTATTTGGCTCCCTGGGTGCAACAGGTAAAGGCCACGGCTCTGATATCGCCGTGTTACTGGGTTTGCAGGGCGAGTCACCCCGGCTAGTGGATACCGATAAGGTAGATGGGATGGTTGCGGCGATTCGTGAAGGCCGAAAATTAAATCTGCTTGGCAAGCACGATATCCCCTTTATTGAGGCCGAGCACCTTATTCTGCATAAACGTAAAACCCTGCCTTTTCATCCGAACGGCATGATTTTTGAAGCCTTTGATGCCGCTGGTGAGAGCATCTCCAAGCGTGCTTATTACTCGGTAGGCGGGGGGTTTGTGGTGGATGAGGCTGCCGTGGATGCGGGCTTTAATCCGCCAGGCGTGACCGAGCTGAAGCATCCGTTTAAAAGCGGGGCCGAGCTATTGGCGCTGTGCGAGCGCCACGGTAAAACCATCAGCCAGATCATGCTAGAAAACGAGCTGGCCTGGCGCACCGAAGATGAAATCCGCGCAGGCTTGCTGGAAATTTGGTCGGTGATGCAAGCCTGTGTCAAACGCGGCTGCGAGCGGGAAGGCACTTTACCCGGCGGCTTAAAAGTAAAACGCCGTGCTGCCGATATGTATCAAAAACTGCTGGCCTCCCCAGAGGCCGCGCTGCGGGACCCGCTCACCGTGCTCGATTGGGTGAATTTATACGCATTGGCGGTTAATGAAGAAAACGCTGGTGGTGGCCGAGTAGTGACTGCGCCTACCAATGGCGCAGCTGGCATTATCCCCGCCGTGATGCACTATTACGCCCGCTTTACACCGAATCCAACTGACGACGGCATTGTGCGTTTCTTTCTGACTGCAGGTGCAATTGGTATCTTATTTAAGCTAAATGCTTCTATTTCTGGTGCGGAAGTCGGTTGTCAGGGTGAAGTGGGGTCGGCTTGCTCGATGGCAGCAGGGGCTTTAGCCGAAGTATTGGGAGGCACGCCTGAGCAGGTGGAAAACGCCGCAGAAATTGGCATGGAGCATAATTTGGGCCTCACTTGCGATCCGGTTGGGGGCCTCGTGCAAGTGCCATGTATTGAGCGCAACGCCATGGCATCGATCAAAGCAATTAACGCCGCACGTATGGCGCTGCGCGGCGATGGTCAGCACTTTGTATCACTCGATCGAGTGATCAAAACCATGCGCGATACCGGCCGCGATATGAATACCAAATACAAAGAAACCGCCCGTGGTGGTCTGGCCATCAATGTGATTGAAGTGCCGGTGAATATTGTGGAGTGCTGATTTTTTGAAGGTGTAGAAAACGGCGGCTACCCCCGCCGTTTTTTTGTGCCTGCTTGCTTCATTGGTATTTGCTTGGCCTGCATAAATTTGCTCGCCAATATTAAATATTTAATGCCAATTGATTATTGACACATCCTGCCGTAAGATTTGCAATCTTTGAAAGATTGTGGCGGTTATTGTGAAAATATTATTTTGCTTGCTGCTTGTTTTAATGAGCAATGTGCAGGCGGCAGAGACTAAGCCGGAAATTCTTCCCTTATTGCCTACAGATGTTCGCCATGGGCAGCTGGCTAATGGCTTGAATTACTATATAAAACGCAATGCCGAGCCAGCGGAAAAAGTTGAATTGCGTCTATTAGTAAATGTGGGTTCACTCAGCGAAGCGGATGATGAGCGTGGCGTGGCGCATTTGCTGGAGCATATGGCATTTCGGCGGACTAAACATTTTGGGCCGGGGGCGCTTAAAGCTTTTTTAGAAAGCCAGGGGATGAGCTTAGGCGGGGATATCAATGCGTTTACCTTTCATGAGTGGACTAACTACCAAATAAGCGTGACTCGGGAAGCGCTGCCACAGGCTTTGCAACTGCTGGCCGATTGGGCGAATGGTATCGAAATGGATGCCGCTGAATTAGCACTAGAGCGGGAAGTGGTGCTGGATGAGGGGCGTTTGCGTCAGTCATGGGCTGATTTTTATCAGTCTTTGCTGCAAGGTATTTATCCCAATGAGCCGCAATATTCAAAGCGTTTGGCCATTGGGGATGCCGATATTGTAAAAAATATCCCGCTCGAAAAAGTAAAAGCGTTTTATAAGCGCGAATACCAAGCGCAGCGCATGACCCTGCTGATTGCGGGTGATTTTCAGCCGCAAGAGGCCGAGGATAAAATCAAGACGCTGTTTGCTGGTATAGAAAAAGGCACTGCGCCCATAGGCTATGCCCATCCAGCTGCAGCCAGTGGTTTGCGTTTTTTTAGCCATCGAAATGTACCGGGAATTGCTCATCCACAAGCAATATGGGGCTGGGCTTTGCCTGCGGAATCAATGAATGATGCAGATGCAGCGTTTAACAACTTTAAACGCGGTATGTTGGGCACCTTATTGCAACAGCGCCTGAGTGTACAAGCTCGAAAAGATGGCAGCCCTTTTGTCGATGCCAGTTATTTTAATGGGCATGGTGTCAGTTTACCGACTCGGCAAATCGAGTTTACCTTGTCAGTGTCGGTTAAAGATAAGCAAATGAAAGAGGCGCTGCAGGCCTTGTATCGCGAGCTGGAAAGGGCTAAACGGTTTGGTTTCAGCCAGCAGGAGCTTGCTCACAGTTTCGAGATTTATCGAAAAAATCAGTCCAGTGTCTCAAGTCATAGTGATTGGATTGGTCGCTTGCAGAAGCACGCGCAATTTGGTGAAACAGCCAGAGATTCATTTGGCATGTTTCAGCAGCTTAAAATATTCTTTGCTGCTACTACTTCAGGCGTTTTACAAGATGAGCTAAAGCGTTTGTTATTGTCGCCAGATCAAGTTGCTACAATTTTATTGCCACCTGCAGTCAGCAGCTATTCGATGTTTTTTGAGAAGACGGCACAGAATATTGTTGATGCGGTGCGAGCCGAGCCATTGGAAAATATCGCTCAGGAAGTAAATAATAAGCCACTGCTTGCTCATCCGCCGCAGCCAGGGAAAATTGTATCGGAGCAGGATGAGCCGACGACCGAGGGCACTTTATTTAAATTAAGTAATGGCATCGAGGTGTTGATCACACCGCCTAAAGGCAGTGGAGATCGAGTCGGTTTTTCTGCCCGAGCTGCCGGTGGTATGGCGGCGCTGACTAAAAAGCTGTATCCAGCGGGGTTAACACTGGTGCAGTATTTAAATCAGGCTGGATTGGGCGAGTTTAGCGGTAGCGAATTAAAGCAAAGATTATCGTCACAGACCGAATTAAAGTTTTACCCCTTTGTATATGCTGATCAGCAGGGCCTTGCGGGTGAGGTGGATGCCGCAGATATCGAAACCCTGCTGCAATTACAATACCTAGCTTGGACAGCAACAAGAGACGATAAGGCGGCAGCTACGCTAAGCAAGGATTTGGCTTATCAATTGATGGTGAGCAATGCAAATTCTTTATATACCGGCTTAAACGAAAAGCATTATGGTGCGCTATGGCCTTATCCTGCTTATTGGCAAAATTATAATTTTGATGCCTCATTAAGTGAGCTTATTGAGGCAAGAAATACCTTATTTGGCAATCCGCGCGCATTTCGTTTTGTGCTAAGTGGGGTAATGAATAACAAGCCTAATAAGGATTTAATTGAGCAGTACATCGCAAGCTTGCCAACTAAAGAGGTGGCGGTATTTAAGCCAGAGCCATTAGCCCATGGGCGAGGCAATGAAATTCATCAAATGATTCCGCAACCTTTGTCGATGCGTTTTTGGCATGCTTATGTGCCGTTGCCTGCTAACTCGGGCGGCGAGGGCGTGGCTCGTTTCTTAAGCCAGCTTGTGCAACAGCGTTTATGGCAGGCATTACGTGAAAACACCGGGGAAACATATGGGGTGTATAGCAATTTTGAGCTGACGGCGTGGCAAGGTTTGCTATTGTCCGTGGTTTATCAAACCGATATTAAACAATGTGATCAGGCCGCCAAAATCACCGTTGCTGAAATTGCCCGTTTGCGTAATGAAGCACCAACAATGAATGAAGTAAATAATGTGCGTGCCATTTTACTTAAAGCACAGCAAGAACGCAGAAATAAACCCATACAAAATGCCGAAGCTTTATCTTGGTATTGGTTAATTGATGGATCAGTAAAAGGCAGCGCAGCTGATTTTGCTAACTTCACTCCTGAATATATTCATCAATACGCCAGAAGCTGGTTGGGCCAAAATTATTGGGCTGTGGGCAATTTTAATTGCCAGAATACTGCAGATTTAACGCCTTTGGCTGGGGATTAGGGGGGATTTCATTAACGTAAGGAAATGTTTTTTGTAGGCTAGGTGCAAACGCGGCTTGCACCTAGCCTACAAAGGGCTGCAGTTTTTATAGAGTGTGCAAGTCGTTTTTCTTGCACACCGCTTTGGAGCACAAGGACTTCATCGTTGTGCTCCCTGCGAAACCTGTTGTTGTATTTCAAGGTGTGCTTTTGATCGGTACGATTAAGTGCCGACGGCCATCTTACGGCGCTCAATCTCCGCCATCAATTCCAAAAACTCCTCCGGCACATCTTGCTCCAGCCTTTGATAAACACGGCAATCTGGCGTGCGGGTGATCAGCTTGTAATTGACTAGCTCGCGGCGCAGCAGCACATGATCGCCAATGGCTTCTGCGCTTTTAATCCACTCATTAGCGGCTTTTTCGCTCATTTCTAGTTGGGCGGGAATGCAGGCCCAGATCGGCCAGATGCAGGGCAGTTGCTCGGAAAACTTGGTAGGCCAGCGTATTAAACGCCCCTGATCATTAAAATGCCTAAGCAGGCGTTTTGTCAGCGGGGAGAAGGTACTGCTTGCCGCTGGGGTAGGTGTTTCTGCCGCTGCACGTAAGTGCTGAAAATTACTAAAACCAGCAGCGCGCGCCAACATATTCAGCAGCTGTAAGTGGCTGGGGGCGGCAGGCTCAAGTGCCCATTGCTGTTTGAGCGAGCGGGCAAGGGCAGAAATATCGGAAGTATAAAAAGGATACGTGGTGCGCGACATGGTCGAATCTCCTGTCGTGCCTGAGTCTGAAAAGACTGCCGCTGGTCGCCGTTACGGCTTGGCACTAGGGTTCGGGGCCAAGCTTTGATGCAATGATTTAATTCGCCATGGCAGGTTTAGCGTGGTTTAAATAAACCGGCGACGCCTAGGTGAGCTGCAGACCTGCTGTGGATCATATACCAGAGTTGGGTTTTAATTCAAGCAGGAGTAAGTATCAGGTGGGTTTTATGACAACGCTCTTGTGTTTGACCCAGGCATAGACTTAGACTTCGCGCATTCAGGGCCTCGCTTTAGGGATAAATAATGATTATTGATTGTCTTGCTCTCGCAAAAAAACTGAATGATTATAATCTTCAAGCGGTTAAAGAATTAAATCAGCGTGGTATTGCACCTAAACTCTGTGAAATTTTGGCCACATCAAATGCGGGTGTTTTATCTTATGCAGAGACTAAAAAAAGGCAAGCTGCTGAGCTGGGGATTTTATATGAATCATTTATCTTTGATCATGATTCAAGCATTGATACGGTCCTAGAAAAAATACGGCAATTAAATAGGGATGAAAATGTGCATGGCATTGTGATTGGTTTGCCTGTTTTTGCCCATCTTGATTCTGATCTATTGCTCAATGAAATTGCGCAATATAAAGATATTGATGGTTTGGGTTCTAAAAATACCAGTGCCATATTTGCTAATCATGAGCAAAGTGCTATTGCTCCGGCTACACCCGCTGCGGCTTTATATATTCTTGAATCGCTGAGTGCTATTTCAGGAAAAAAAGTATGTATTTTAGGCCGGGGCAGGACGGTGGGCCGGCCATTACTAGAAATGCTGATTAATCGCAATGCAACGGTGACGGTGTGTCATTCAAAAACAGCTGCGATTGATATTGAAATGGCGATTGCACAAAGTGATATTGTGATGACGGCGATTGGCATGGCCGGTACGGTAAAAAGTGAATGGTTTAAAGCAGGGCAAATTGTGATTGATTGTGGTATTTCATTTGTCGATGGCAAAACTTCGGGCGATGTAAATAGTGCAGAATTATCTGATCTGGGTGTATTTGTTACGCCTGTGCCTAAGGGGGTGGGCGCAGTGACTAATGCTATGATTTTTGCAAATTTAATCAAGGCGGTTGATCTGCAATGAGTGCATATCTATTACCCGATTCATTAGCTGAGTTATTTAAAACAGCAGCTTCAACAGATGCTGTGCCAGGTGGGGGATGCGTGGCCTGCGTATCTGCCAATCTGGGGGTTGCCTTATTATTAAAGGCGATTCGGATCACATTAAAATCCAAACCTGGATTAGCCATATTGCAAGAGGCTGAAGAGCGTTTGCTGGGCTATGCCGGGCAATGTCTAGATTATGCGCAGCAAGATGCGGAAGTTTTTTTTCAATTTCTAGCCGCGTATAAGTTGCCTGAATCGACCGGGGCAGAGCAAACTTTACGCTTAAAAAGTATTGAACAAGCCGCGGTATCGGCTACCCAATTGGGAATTGTAATTTCGGCTATGGGGAATGATATTTTGCAGCTTTGTTGTGAGATTAAGCCGGATATCAAATTATCCATCGTGGCTGATATTGTTGCCGGTGCTCACCTCGTGTTTTCCATGATTGCGGTTGCAATAGAAAACGCCAATGCTAATTTATCTGATATTCAATCTGTATATCCGGATTTAAAGGCTTCCGTATTAAAAGCACAGACGCAGAGCCAGGCCTTGCTGGCTGCCTTGGTTTAATTAACTAAAGGTAATGGGCTGTGAATTTACATTCTAAAATATTAATTATTGGTACCAGTGGCTCTGGTAAAAGCACGCTGGCTAGAGATTTAGCAAGGCGTTTGCAGCTGGCTGATATTGAATTAGATGCTTTATATTGGCAGGCGAATTGGACGCCAGTGGGTGCGTCACTTTTTAGGGACAGGGTGGAAAACGCCATTAATAGCCATTCTGCTTGGGTGATGAATGGCAATTATCTTGAAGTAAAAGATTTAAGCTGGGGAAATGCCCGGCAATTGATCTGGCTGGATTATTCATTATTTACTGTGATGTGGCGGGTCATTAAACGTTCATTATTGCGGGGGATTAAAAAAGAAAAATTATGGGCAGGCAATACCGAAACGTTAAAGAATAATTTTTTCAGTAAGGACTCTATTATTCTATGGGCTTGGCAAACCTATGCCTTAAGAAAAAAACAATATGCAGAAATGATTGCAGATCCAGCCTATTGTCATTTGCATGTGCTGCGGTTTAAAACGCCTGCAGCGCTTGAGTCTTATCTTGAGGGTTTAAAAAAGCAGGGCTCTCTCTGATTGGTGTTTTTAGACAGGCAGGAAACGCCATGCGGTTCGTGCCTGCGGTGCTTTGGCAAACTCAGGCTGCTTCTGTGCAGACAATGCCAAGTTTATTACCCACCGGGTCACGCACATAGGCTGCATACCAGTTGGGGCCGTAAGGCCGCGGGCCGGGGGCGCCTTCATCTGTTCCGCCGTTGGCAAGGGCTGCCAAATAAAATGCATCGACTTGTTCGTGCGAGCGGGCTGCAAAGCCAACCATCGCACCATTGCCTGCTGTGGCAGGCTCTGCGTTAAATGGCTTGGCTACCCAAACAATTAAACCTTCGCCTTGCCCTTCGCTAGAGTAGGCCTTCCAGCCGGGGAAGTTTATATGGGAGTGCCAATCAATGGTGGCTAATACCGCATCGTAAAACATGCACGATGCTGCATGATCGTTGGCACCCAAAGTGATATAGTTTTGCATGACTTACTCCTTACATAATGATTAATCAAAGATGTATTTTGGAGTATGGCATGGATAAATCGGGTCGCCAATTAAAACAGAACGATCGTTCTGTTTTGTGTTTGTTTTGCGCACATCCACAGTGTGGCGGCTTGTGCCGCTTGTAAAAATAAACCCCAATTCCGATTTACAGAATTGGGGTTTTTAAGCAGGCTTTTGTCTTAATGCCTGAGAGGATTAATAACGTTTGCCCAAATACTGTGGATTAAGCAGGTTTTCATTTGAAAAAATATCATTTAATTGCGCCTGGCTAAGTAGCTTTTTCTCTAAGCATACTTCCATCACGGTTTGCCCAGTTTGCGCGCAAATTTTGCCAATTTCATCGCATTTAGCATGGCCTAGGACGGGGTCTAGGTAGGTGACAATGGCGATGCTATTTAGCACATTGCGGCGGCAGGTTTCTGCGTTGGCGCTAATGCCATCGATACATTTCTCTTTGAGCCCCAGCATGGCGTTTTGCAGTAAATGGATGGATTCAAATAAAGACGATGCAATCACCGGCTCCATTACATTGAGTTGCAATTGTCCTGCTTCTGCTGCCAGGGTAATGGTTAAATCATTGCCGATTACTTTAAAGCAAACCTGATTCACCACTTCTGGCATCACGGGGTTGACTTTGGCGGGCATAATGCTAGAGCCTGCTTGTAATTCAGGTAGATTAATTTCTTTTAAACCCGCCCGAGGGCCGGATGATAAAAGGCGTAAATCATTGCATATCATCGATAATTTGGTGGCAGTGCGTTTTAATGCGCTTGAAACCATGACATAAGCGCCACAATCTGAAGTGGCCTCAATTAAATCTTCAGATGAAGTAAAAGCGTGGCCGGTGATTTCGCAGAGTTTTTTTACTGCAATTTCGCGGTATTCAGCAGGTGCGTTAATCCCTGTGCCAATGGCCGTAGCACCCAGATTAATTTCGAGCAATAGATTTTTAATTTGCCCAATTAGGCGGATATCTTCTTTGATTAATGTCGCAAAGGCATGGAATTCTTGGCCTAAAGACATCGGCACCGCATCTTGTAGCTGGGTGCGGCCCATTTTAAGCACGTCTTTAAATTCAATTGATTTCGCCATAAAGCCTTGCTGTAGCGTTTCCATATGCCGCATTAAAATCAGCAAATGATCAAACAGGGCAACTCTAAATGCAGTTGGATAGGCATCATTGGTGGATTGGCATTTATTAACATGATCATTGGGGTGAATATACTGATATTCGCCTTTTCCGTGGCCTTGTAATTCTAAAGCTAAATTGGCAATCACTTCATTGGCATTCATATTCACCGAAGTGCCTGCGCCGCCCTGAAATACATCGCTGGGAAATTGATCCAGGCAGCGGTTTTTATTGATGATCTCATCGCAGGCTTTAGCAATGGCGGTTGCGATATTTTTTTCTATGGTACCAATTTCACCATTGGCTAAAGCACAGGCTTTTTTGTTTTGGCCAAGGCTTTTACCATAATGGGATTGTCGCTGATTCTGGCTTGCGATATTTTGAAATTTTCTATGGCTCGCAGGGTGTGGATGCCATAGTAAGCATCATAAGGAACTTCTTTTTCGCCTAATAAATCGTGCTCGATTCTAACGTTTTTCATCAGATAAAACCTCCACAAAGGACGATATTAGCAGTGAGTGCTTTTAATTTGATGATGTTAAGCAATATATTGCGCGTTAGGCTGCAGGTGAAATCACGTATAAGGTGGCGCTTGGCTCGCTAGCTGGCTCTGGGGGCCAGTAAAATGACGGCCATGCCGGTTAAGCTGATCAGGCTGCCAATCATATCCCAGCGATCGGGCATAATGCCGTCTACCTGCCATAGCCAGAGCACCGCTACACTGACATAAATACCGCCGTAAGCCGCATAAACCCGGCCACTTGCTGCAGGGTGTAGTGTCAGTAAGTACACAAAAATCATCAGGCTGAGTGCTGCTGGCAGTAATAAAAATACCGATCCACCCTTACGCAGCCACAGGTAGGGTAAGTAGCAGCCTGCTATTTCTGCAATGGCCGTGACGGTAAAAAGACCGAGGGTTTTTAGTGCAAAAATAAATTGATTCATTGGGGGCAGATAATAGGCGGGAAT from the Iodobacter fluviatilis genome contains:
- a CDS encoding VOC family protein translates to MQNYITLGANDHAASCMFYDAVLATIDWHSHINFPGWKAYSSEGQGEGLIVWVAKPFNAEPATAGNGAMVGFAARSHEQVDAFYLAALANGGTDEGAPGPRPYGPNWYAAYVRDPVGNKLGIVCTEAA
- a CDS encoding bifunctional 5,10-methylenetetrahydrofolate dehydrogenase/5,10-methenyltetrahydrofolate cyclohydrolase codes for the protein MIIDCLALAKKLNDYNLQAVKELNQRGIAPKLCEILATSNAGVLSYAETKKRQAAELGILYESFIFDHDSSIDTVLEKIRQLNRDENVHGIVIGLPVFAHLDSDLLLNEIAQYKDIDGLGSKNTSAIFANHEQSAIAPATPAAALYILESLSAISGKKVCILGRGRTVGRPLLEMLINRNATVTVCHSKTAAIDIEMAIAQSDIVMTAIGMAGTVKSEWFKAGQIVIDCGISFVDGKTSGDVNSAELSDLGVFVTPVPKGVGAVTNAMIFANLIKAVDLQ
- a CDS encoding nuclear transport factor 2 family protein, encoding MKKLLITIILGLLAATAIAGPKEEKNKALVLKFYDIAFNKLDAEGVLPFIAKDYIQHNPEVANGVQPLQDFIRYLKTNSPQSRATIKRVIAEGDLVMLHVHSQDKAGERGVAVVDIFRVKKGKITEHWDVIQAVPEKDVNGNGMF
- a CDS encoding L-serine ammonia-lyase encodes the protein MAISVFDLFKIGLGPSSSHTVGPMRAARTFARRLEKDGILDKVAKVKSELFGSLGATGKGHGSDIAVLLGLQGESPRLVDTDKVDGMVAAIREGRKLNLLGKHDIPFIEAEHLILHKRKTLPFHPNGMIFEAFDAAGESISKRAYYSVGGGFVVDEAAVDAGFNPPGVTELKHPFKSGAELLALCERHGKTISQIMLENELAWRTEDEIRAGLLEIWSVMQACVKRGCEREGTLPGGLKVKRRAADMYQKLLASPEAALRDPLTVLDWVNLYALAVNEENAGGGRVVTAPTNGAAGIIPAVMHYYARFTPNPTDDGIVRFFLTAGAIGILFKLNASISGAEVGCQGEVGSACSMAAGALAEVLGGTPEQVENAAEIGMEHNLGLTCDPVGGLVQVPCIERNAMASIKAINAARMALRGDGQHFVSLDRVIKTMRDTGRDMNTKYKETARGGLAINVIEVPVNIVEC
- a CDS encoding adenylate kinase; translated protein: MNLHSKILIIGTSGSGKSTLARDLARRLQLADIELDALYWQANWTPVGASLFRDRVENAINSHSAWVMNGNYLEVKDLSWGNARQLIWLDYSLFTVMWRVIKRSLLRGIKKEKLWAGNTETLKNNFFSKDSIILWAWQTYALRKKQYAEMIADPAYCHLHVLRFKTPAALESYLEGLKKQGSL
- a CDS encoding YnfA family protein; protein product: MNQFIFALKTLGLFTVTAIAEIAGCYLPYLWLRKGGSVFLLLPAALSLMIFVYLLTLHPAASGRVYAAYGGIYVSVAVLWLWQVDGIMPDRWDMIGSLISLTGMAVILLAPRAS
- the gspG gene encoding type II secretion system major pseudopilin GspG yields the protein MKNHRLSRGFTLLELLVVLLIIALLAGYVGPKLFGEVGKAKTKTAASQMKSIADALDHYRLDTGHYPSTEQGINVLTKKPSDEPKWQGPYLMKDVPADPWDRPYVYSKPGENGRDYDLLTLGADGKAGGTGEDTDVSY
- a CDS encoding cyclodeaminase/cyclohydrolase family protein: MSAYLLPDSLAELFKTAASTDAVPGGGCVACVSANLGVALLLKAIRITLKSKPGLAILQEAEERLLGYAGQCLDYAQQDAEVFFQFLAAYKLPESTGAEQTLRLKSIEQAAVSATQLGIVISAMGNDILQLCCEIKPDIKLSIVADIVAGAHLVFSMIAVAIENANANLSDIQSVYPDLKASVLKAQTQSQALLAALV
- a CDS encoding DUF2087 domain-containing protein gives rise to the protein MSRTTYPFYTSDISALARSLKQQWALEPAAPSHLQLLNMLARAAGFSNFQHLRAAAETPTPAASSTFSPLTKRLLRHFNDQGRLIRWPTKFSEQLPCIWPIWACIPAQLEMSEKAANEWIKSAEAIGDHVLLRRELVNYKLITRTPDCRVYQRLEQDVPEEFLELMAEIERRKMAVGT
- a CDS encoding M16 family metallopeptidase, with the protein product MKILFCLLLVLMSNVQAAETKPEILPLLPTDVRHGQLANGLNYYIKRNAEPAEKVELRLLVNVGSLSEADDERGVAHLLEHMAFRRTKHFGPGALKAFLESQGMSLGGDINAFTFHEWTNYQISVTREALPQALQLLADWANGIEMDAAELALEREVVLDEGRLRQSWADFYQSLLQGIYPNEPQYSKRLAIGDADIVKNIPLEKVKAFYKREYQAQRMTLLIAGDFQPQEAEDKIKTLFAGIEKGTAPIGYAHPAAASGLRFFSHRNVPGIAHPQAIWGWALPAESMNDADAAFNNFKRGMLGTLLQQRLSVQARKDGSPFVDASYFNGHGVSLPTRQIEFTLSVSVKDKQMKEALQALYRELERAKRFGFSQQELAHSFEIYRKNQSSVSSHSDWIGRLQKHAQFGETARDSFGMFQQLKIFFAATTSGVLQDELKRLLLSPDQVATILLPPAVSSYSMFFEKTAQNIVDAVRAEPLENIAQEVNNKPLLAHPPQPGKIVSEQDEPTTEGTLFKLSNGIEVLITPPKGSGDRVGFSARAAGGMAALTKKLYPAGLTLVQYLNQAGLGEFSGSELKQRLSSQTELKFYPFVYADQQGLAGEVDAADIETLLQLQYLAWTATRDDKAAATLSKDLAYQLMVSNANSLYTGLNEKHYGALWPYPAYWQNYNFDASLSELIEARNTLFGNPRAFRFVLSGVMNNKPNKDLIEQYIASLPTKEVAVFKPEPLAHGRGNEIHQMIPQPLSMRFWHAYVPLPANSGGEGVARFLSQLVQQRLWQALRENTGETYGVYSNFELTAWQGLLLSVVYQTDIKQCDQAAKITVAEIARLRNEAPTMNEVNNVRAILLKAQQERRNKPIQNAEALSWYWLIDGSVKGSAADFANFTPEYIHQYARSWLGQNYWAVGNFNCQNTADLTPLAGD